One genomic window of Ruminococcus gauvreauii includes the following:
- a CDS encoding homocysteine S-methyltransferase family protein, with protein sequence MTKQEFARWAGRELILMDGATGSNLMAAGMPQRESAELWILKNPEIVKKLQSEYAKAGSRIVYACTFTANRISLKKHGLVDRVEELNIRLAGLTKEAVQGKAYVAGDLTMTGELMEPLGDMTREELFAVYSEQIRALVRGGVDLLGIETMLSLDETLTALDAANEVCDLPMMCSFTVNEKGMTLYGTDVAEAVPALEEHGAAAIGVNCSLGPDQLEGVIARIKDKATVPIIAKPNAGLPGTDRAGNVSYSMDEATFAQHMKKLVTAGAGIIGGCCGTTPAYIAELKKEL encoded by the coding sequence ATGACGAAACAGGAGTTTGCACGGTGGGCAGGCCGGGAACTGATACTGATGGACGGCGCGACGGGGTCCAACCTGATGGCGGCGGGAATGCCCCAGAGGGAATCGGCGGAACTTTGGATATTGAAGAATCCGGAAATTGTTAAAAAACTTCAATCAGAATATGCAAAGGCGGGCAGCCGGATCGTATATGCGTGCACATTTACTGCCAACAGGATCAGTCTGAAAAAGCACGGGCTGGTGGATCGGGTGGAGGAATTGAATATTCGTCTTGCCGGGCTTACAAAGGAAGCTGTGCAGGGAAAAGCTTATGTGGCAGGTGATCTCACAATGACGGGAGAACTGATGGAACCGCTGGGCGATATGACGCGTGAAGAACTGTTTGCCGTATATTCGGAACAGATCAGGGCATTGGTCAGGGGCGGGGTGGATCTGCTGGGTATTGAGACTATGCTGAGTCTGGATGAGACGTTGACAGCACTCGATGCGGCAAATGAAGTCTGTGATCTTCCGATGATGTGTTCTTTTACTGTTAACGAAAAGGGAATGACACTGTATGGAACAGATGTGGCGGAGGCAGTCCCGGCGTTGGAAGAACATGGGGCAGCAGCCATCGGCGTGAACTGTTCGCTGGGACCGGATCAGCTGGAAGGCGTTATCGCCCGGATAAAAGATAAGGCGACGGTTCCAATTATTGCAAAACCTAACGCTGGACTTCCAGGGACGGATCGTGCCGGAAATGTCAGCTACAGTATGGATGAAGCAACCTTCGCGCAGCATATGAAGAAACTGGTTACGGCAGGAGCCGGGATCATCGGAGGATGCTGCGGGACGACACCGGCGTATATTGCAGAATTAAAAAAAGAGCTTTGA
- a CDS encoding phosphate-starvation-inducible PsiE family protein, with amino-acid sequence MEKCPLRKRMNDIVFSIARYTELIISIIIMAVIAILILDLVSDLMQIRAFHAETEYFSTFLAKALNLVVGIEFVKMLCKHTPETLVEVLMFATARQMVVEHLDTWQTLIGVVSITILFATRKYLFLRSGESDRLTDKF; translated from the coding sequence ATGGAAAAATGCCCTCTTCGAAAGCGGATGAACGATATCGTCTTCTCAATCGCACGCTACACAGAATTGATCATTTCCATTATCATCATGGCAGTCATCGCCATCCTGATCCTGGACCTGGTATCTGACCTGATGCAGATTCGCGCCTTCCACGCAGAAACTGAGTATTTTTCAACATTTCTTGCCAAGGCACTGAATCTGGTAGTCGGCATAGAATTTGTCAAAATGCTCTGTAAGCATACCCCGGAAACTCTCGTTGAGGTGCTGATGTTTGCCACTGCCAGGCAAATGGTAGTTGAACACCTTGATACCTGGCAGACGCTGATCGGGGTTGTGTCCATCACCATTTTGTTTGCCACCAGGAAGTATCTGTTCCTGCGCTCCGGAGAAAGCGACAGACTGACGGATAAATTTTAA